One genomic region from Nostoc sphaeroides encodes:
- a CDS encoding tellurite resistance TerB family protein has translation MSKRKLPKGRSVSSVALEPEVAIAILGLFSAAADGEGISSTEEYALSEFLGQVGLFEDYSEEDFEELTEKVVSLIEEEEPEDLIAQSIESLPNKGYREAAYITAILVVGVDEEVPEAEQDYISELQEALKISDERAQELIDGVFGEEEEEEE, from the coding sequence ATGTCTAAACGCAAATTGCCCAAAGGCCGTAGTGTTAGTTCAGTTGCTCTAGAACCAGAAGTTGCGATCGCAATCCTTGGACTGTTTTCAGCTGCGGCTGACGGTGAAGGTATTTCTTCAACAGAAGAATATGCTTTAAGTGAATTTCTCGGTCAGGTTGGCTTATTTGAAGATTACTCTGAAGAAGACTTTGAAGAATTGACCGAAAAAGTCGTCAGCTTGATAGAAGAAGAAGAACCAGAAGATTTAATCGCCCAGTCCATCGAATCCTTACCGAATAAAGGCTATCGTGAAGCTGCATACATCACCGCTATCTTAGTAGTAGGGGTTGATGAGGAAGTACCCGAAGCTGAACAAGATTATATCTCTGAACTTCAAGAAGCCTTAAAGATTTCAGACGAACGCGCACAAGAACTTATAGATGGAGTGTTTGGCGAAGAAGAGGAAGAAGAAGAATAA
- the dacB gene encoding D-alanyl-D-alanine carboxypeptidase/D-alanyl-D-alanine-endopeptidase, protein MTRKTSLGLMLLFLGTQIGVTQLAAKAQTPVAPTTTTKSICSTQLGTAIDAVINRPLFSRVRWGILVQPLSTGPVLYSRDAQKYFTPASNLKLLTTAAALQQLGANFRIRTSIYQDGNGVLRVVGRGDPSLSDTQLQTLAQQLKQKGITQIQRLIADDSFIQGDIVNPTWQWEDVQSDYGAPVSSFILNQNIFSLKLVPQAVGKSLQVVWIDPGEARQWRTINQSVTVPQNQPSYVNITRELSGTVLRIQGQLTANTEPSLIDLPVVDPNYYFLRRFRAALATEKIPLGQILVANGGVNQEEIAFVESPPLSELLAETNLNSNNLYAEALLRALAVKKPRVNQTSADVGLAAVKASLTQLGVDPANYILVDGSGLSRRNLVTPEAFVQTLRGIARTPTAYIYRASLPVAGKSGTLKDRFQYTPAEGIVQAKTGTLTGVVSLSGYMNAPKYEPLVFSILVNQSEQPATVLRQAIDEIVVLLTQLQRC, encoded by the coding sequence ATGACCAGGAAAACTTCTCTTGGCTTGATGCTGCTGTTTCTGGGTACTCAAATTGGTGTTACCCAGCTAGCAGCTAAAGCACAAACCCCAGTTGCACCAACAACTACCACAAAATCAATTTGCTCTACCCAACTGGGAACAGCTATAGATGCTGTAATCAATCGTCCTTTATTTAGTCGGGTGCGCTGGGGAATTTTAGTGCAACCCCTGTCAACGGGGCCAGTTCTTTACAGTCGGGATGCTCAGAAATATTTTACTCCCGCTTCTAACCTGAAATTGCTGACAACAGCAGCTGCATTGCAGCAATTGGGTGCTAATTTTCGGATTCGCACCTCAATTTATCAGGATGGCAATGGTGTTTTACGTGTTGTCGGTAGGGGAGATCCCAGCTTAAGTGATACTCAACTGCAAACATTAGCACAGCAGCTAAAACAGAAAGGTATTACTCAAATTCAGCGATTGATAGCTGATGATAGTTTTATTCAAGGTGATATTGTTAACCCCACCTGGCAATGGGAAGATGTGCAGTCAGACTATGGCGCACCAGTCAGCAGCTTTATTCTAAATCAAAATATTTTTAGCTTAAAACTTGTACCGCAAGCTGTAGGTAAATCTTTACAAGTGGTGTGGATTGATCCTGGCGAGGCAAGACAGTGGCGGACAATTAATCAGTCAGTAACCGTTCCCCAAAATCAACCAAGCTACGTTAACATTACCCGTGAATTATCAGGAACAGTATTACGAATTCAAGGACAATTAACAGCAAATACTGAACCATCTTTAATAGATTTACCTGTAGTTGACCCTAATTATTACTTCTTACGGCGCTTCCGTGCAGCTTTAGCAACAGAAAAAATTCCTTTGGGACAAATATTAGTAGCAAATGGTGGTGTGAATCAAGAAGAAATAGCATTTGTAGAGTCGCCACCGTTATCTGAATTATTAGCAGAGACAAATCTAAATAGTAATAATCTTTATGCTGAAGCACTTTTGAGAGCATTAGCTGTGAAAAAACCCAGAGTGAATCAGACTAGCGCTGATGTAGGCTTGGCAGCTGTGAAAGCGAGTTTAACTCAATTGGGAGTTGATCCAGCCAATTATATTTTAGTGGATGGTTCGGGTTTATCGCGTCGTAACTTAGTGACACCAGAAGCTTTTGTACAAACTTTGCGAGGAATCGCAAGAACACCAACAGCATATATATATCGCGCATCTTTACCCGTGGCGGGTAAAAGTGGAACCTTAAAAGACCGCTTTCAATATACACCTGCTGAGGGCATTGTCCAAGCAAAAACAGGTACGTTAACGGGTGTAGTTTCTCTATCTGGATATATGAATGCGCCTAAATATGAGCCGTTGGTTTTTAGTATTCTCGTCAATCAATCGGAACAACCTGCAACAGTTTTGCGGCAGGCAATTGATGAAATTGTTGTGTTGTTAACACAATTGCAGCGTTGTTAA